In the Gossypium arboreum isolate Shixiya-1 chromosome 10, ASM2569848v2, whole genome shotgun sequence genome, one interval contains:
- the LOC108464995 gene encoding chlorophyllase-2: MSAPTSLATNVFGFGSYTTMLQKVESVTTSSMPVPPPKSLLIATPCEAGEFPLLIFLHGYLLYNSFYSQLLQHVASHGFIVIAPQLYIVAGPDTTDEIKSTAAITNWLSKGVFQGLLPPYVRPNLSKLALAGHSRGGKVAFALALQKTMTTLKFSTLIGIDPVDGMDKGKQTPPPVLTYIPHSFDLDMAVMVIGSGLGEVKRNPLFPPCAPKGVNHEDFFKECRKPACHIVAKDYGHLDMLDDETNGFRGRSSYCLCKNGEAREPMRRFVGGVLVASMKAYLNGDNTDLIAIKDGHEAAPVELKTIEFLV, encoded by the exons ATGTCTGCTCCCACTTCTTTGGCTACAAATGTTTTTGGGTTCGGAAGCTACACCACTATGCTTCAGAAGGTGGAGTCAGTTACCACTTCTTCAATGCCTGTTCCACCCCCTAAGTCACTTCTAATTGCCACACCTTGTGAAGCAGGAGAATTCCCATTACTCATTTTCCTCCATGGTTACCTTCTTTACAACTCTTTCTACTCTCAGCTTCTCCAGCATGTTGCTTCCCATGGCTTCATTGTTATTGCTCCTCAG TTGTACATCGTGGCTGGACCAGATACAACAGATGAGATTAAGTCAACAGCTGCAATCACTAATTGGTTATCCAAAGGGGTATTCCAAGGGTTGCTTCCACCATATGTTCGGCCAAACTTAAGCAAGCTTGCACTTGCCGGCCACAGTCGAGGAGGCAAAGTTGCTTTCGCCCTAGCTCTGCAGAAAACAATGACTACATTAAAGTTTTCAACCTTAATAGGCATAGACCCCGTCGATGGAATGGACAAAGGGAAACAAACGCCACCTCCGGTACTCACCTACATTCCTCATTCATTCGATCTTGATATGGCAGTGATGGTAATTGGTTCGGGTCTTGGTGAAGTGAAAAGAAATCCTTTGTTCCCTCCTTGCGCTCCCAAGGGAGTTAACCATGAAGATTTCTTCAAAGAATGTCGAAAACCGGCTTGTCATATTGTTGCCAAGGACTATGGTCATCTTGACATGTTGGATGATGAGACTAACGGGTTCAGAGGACGTTCATCATATTGTTTGTGCAAAAATGGGGAGGCTAGGGAGCCCATGAGGAGGTTTGTTGGAGGAGTTCTTGTTGCCTCCATGAAAGCTTATCTTAATGGAGATAACACAGACTTGATTGCTATAAAAGATGGGCATGAAGCTGCACCGGTGGAGCTTAAAACGATTGAATTTCTTGTTTAA